One Salvia splendens isolate huo1 chromosome 12, SspV2, whole genome shotgun sequence genomic window carries:
- the LOC121757184 gene encoding probable lipid phosphate phosphatase beta: MESKPSAHPSLLRRLINLDAAVSLHLYTFFHPILPFSLLKSLELSGDGRLFFPITLSILLFNTTPTSATILLLNLLIGLILDLLLIGLTKHLIQRPRPVYNKNMFLSFAVDHWSFPSGHSSRVSFIATFCSFYSRQIADFWLVKLPNFDAHSWIVEYFALIVWLWAGITSVSRVLLGRHFVLDVVAGVLLGIFEGFLVFRVFNVENFSFWLK; the protein is encoded by the coding sequence ATGGAATCGAAACCATCCGCGCATCCATCTCTTCTCCGCCGGTTGATCAACCTCGACGCCGCCGTCTCCCTCCACCTCTACACCTTCTTCCACCCCATCctccctttctctctcctcaaGTCCCTCGAACTCTCGGGCGATGGCCGTCTCTTCTTCCCCATCACCCTCTCCATTCTCCTCTTCAACACAACCCCCACCTCCGCCACCATCCTCCTACTAAACCTCCTAATCGGTTTAATTTTGGATCTCCTCCTAATCGGGCTAACCAAGCACCTCATCCAGCGCCCCCGACCCGTCTACAACAAGAATATGTTCCTCTCCTTCGCTGTTGACCATTGGTCTTTCCCCAGCGGCCACTCATCTAGGGTTTCATTCATTGCCACATTCTGCTCTTTCTATTCTCGCCAAATTGCGGATTTTTGGCTTGTGAAGCTTCCTAATTTCGATGCTCATAGTTGGATTGTGGAATATTTCGCTTTAATTGTGTGGCTATGGGCCGGGATCACGTCGGTTTCTAGGGTGCTTCTTGGGCGCCATTTCGTGCTCGATGTTGTTGCCGGGGTTTTGTTGGGTATTTTTGAAGGGTTTCTGGTGTTTCGAGTTTTTAACGTCGAGAATTTCAGCTTCTGGTTGAAATGA